In a genomic window of Wyeomyia smithii strain HCP4-BCI-WySm-NY-G18 chromosome 1, ASM2978416v1, whole genome shotgun sequence:
- the LOC129727572 gene encoding intraflagellar transport protein 140 homolog — MTLYFDTKVQFLDSEAISTVSSWHQNEPIFAVASYSHERGGSVTIFDDAGIPLRNVTYPVHSTSQATVLTWHPERKILLSGWENGEIHAWYEGKRDFTTISGPHKSPIMLLEFSEKGGRVITADAMGVLTGWRYDGHGQFLTMFHHDLRDPLLHITFRRSVESASNRELTNLARAAVAGDEAALDTLTTWRPRTAVRNLAHSSLQDNYCFYACTQAGYLYYINQQGTCTEIIRTDSIPIVQILWHPKQDSIVLLLEDITIGHYEVDGSGQITELDRVKFSGSVKASGYKSAITWVAGVGAALAILTGDLSVRIWDIDSNDNYVLAMELASADGNNLPAARLGPAVEVFTCVAYCKDNQTLSAGTNQGNLYTWRRLNVNRSYEYPERQWQLTNVTPVRGTIKSLTWGITDTNRPCMMVNCLSSVFILKEQALLACHTRTLWGTQKKSNELLLVQQNLTASSTAAGGATERRHTSVMKSDNSIIHLALSEINLVVTNGRTAAVYRVGSTGSGTSVISSSSGGGGTTSGGEDVDALSITHVGSFGVDCVAIFLYEQNLVALGPEQVKIYSLSGVVLQEIFFNDNEGKPIGADLLGPFLTLFTLNGYVKLFDISRHELKLIQPSKSAYDLFEKFGEIIAAKSNATGTHLALTIANEQLLPDGKLYLWNLESNQIKHYEFTSKTDSDAIVQYMPISFYWDSDDPRMLACEAKPIGGPAQKAAGKSGNIPESQIHLLFVDQKSHLKELELIELGSGEQLINLCIPHVVILKLNQIELLPLRDFKGLEHCDVITRNMVLNFSLNVAQENMDQAFSCIRSLKSDTVWTNLAKLCVHTGRLDVAKVCLGHLKMARSVRALRKAMEDDSLEHECRVAILAIELNMIPEAEALYKKVGRYDLLNKLYQAAGRFEEALEIAEHLDRVHLKNTYHKYAEWLKENGKTQKAIQYYEKTNTLMHNVSQLLMDDPVALKKYMQSTKDPELLKWWAQYIESSGDMEGAFKVYQKSDDCFSQVRILCFIGQVGKADEIARNSGDRAACYHLARYYENCGKFTEAIQFYTRAQTYGNAVRICKENDLQDDLWTVACIARSRDKASAAAYFEESGDFRRAVELYHRAGMLHKAVEMAFKSQQPESLQVIASELDANSDPELVSRCADFFIGVEQNYKAVQLLATTRQLERALQVAAEHFVPLTETLAELLTPTKNEVPEDSRVKILIQLGEILQEQGDYHSATKKFTQAGDKIRAMKSLLKSGDTDKIIFFAGMSRQKEVYVMAGNYLQALNWQSDSKILKNIVTFYTKGQAYNQLANFYANCAQAEIDEFRDYDKALKALQEAAKCLSRATPPSQKINETLQQAMMEVRKVIDLQDAIERREFLAAIKILKVKLEEPIAPPVQVWDLLAMLIECLISTSQYSEALFHVKTLAQKKIDWYQQELVEKSLLDKLVAETGVNLEPYANPGRVQRPLTSSTVTMESEEEEIQEEFEQ; from the exons ATGACACTGTATTTCGACACGAAGGTTCAATTTTTGGACAGTGAAGCTATCAGTACCGTTAGCAGTTGGCACCAGAATGAGCCCATCTTCGCGGTGGCTTCCTACAGCCACGAACGGGGAGGTTCCGTTACAATCTTCGATGATGCG GGAATCCCGCTAAGAAATGTGACCTACCCGGTACATTCGACGTCACAGGCTACCGTTCTTACGTGGCACCCGGAGAGGAAAATCCTCCTTAGCGGGTGGGAGAATGGAGAGATCCACGCATGGTACGAGGGGAAGCGCGATTTCACCACGATCAGTGGACCGCACAAATCGCCGATCATGCTGCTGGAGTTCAGCGAAAAAGGCGGCCGTGTCATTACGGCCGATGCGATGGGCGTACTGACGGGATGGCGCTACGATGGACACGGCCAGTTTTTGACCATGTTTCATCACGATTTGCGGGACCCACTGCTGCATATTACTTTCCGCCGGTCGGTGGAAAGTGCCAGCAATCGCGAGTTGACTAATCTTGCCCGAGCTGCAGTGGCCGGTGACGAGGCGGCGCTGGATACGCTAACCACTTGGCGGCCGAGAACGGCCGTACGAAATTTGGCCCACTCTAGTTTGCAGGATAACTATTGTTTCTACGCTTGTACCCAAGCTGGTTATTTGTACTACATTAACCAGCAGGGAACGTGCACGGAAATCATCCGAACTGACAGCATACCCATCGTGCAGATTCTGTGGCATCCGAAGCA AGATTCAATCGTACTCTTGCTGGAGGACATCACCATCGGCCACTACGAGGTAGACGGCAGTGGACAGATCACAGAGCTGGATCGCGTCAAATTTTCCGGTTCGGTAAAGGCATCCGGTTACAAGAGTGCTATCACATGGGTAGCTGGAGTAGGTGCTGCTCTCGCCATTCTGACGGGCGATCTGTCCGTTCGAATTTGGGACATTGATAGTAATGATAATTATGTACTGGCGATGGAGCTCGCCAGTGCTGATGGAAATAACCTGCCGGCCGCCAGATTAGGTCCAGCGGTTGAGGTGTTTACCTGTGTTGCTTACTGCAAAGATAACCAAACTTTGAGCGCAGGCACGAATCAGGGAAACTTGTACACCTGGCGGAGGTTGAATGTTAACAGATCCTACGAATATCCGGAGCGCCAGTGGCAGCTGACAAATGTTACACCGGTTCGTGGAACTATAAAAAGTCTCACCTGGGGCATAACGGACACCAATCGACCCTGCATGATGGTGAACTGTCTATCGAGTGTGTTCATCCTGAAGGAGCAAGCACTGCTAGCTTGTCACACGCGAACCCTGTGGGGCACCCAGAAAAAGTCAAACGAACTGCTGCTAGTGCAGCAGAATTTGACCGCTTCTTCGACAGCCGCGGGTGGCGCCACCGAGAGGCGTCACACATCGGTGATGAAAAGCGATAATTCCATCATCCATCTTGCGCTGAGCGAAATAAATCTTGTCGTAACGAATGGCCGCACGGCTGCCGTCTATCGGGTGGGCAGTACCGGCAGTGGTACTTCCGTCATTTCCTCATCAAGCGGCGGTGGAGGCACCACTAGTGGTGGGGAGGATGTCGATGCACTATCCATCACGCATGTCGGCAGTTTCGGCGTTGATTGCGTTGCGATTTTCCTCTACGAGCAGAACTTGGTGGCGCTCGGCCCCGAGCAGGTTAAGATTTATTCGCTCAGCGGGGTCGTACTGCAGGAGATATTCTTCAATGATAATGAAG GCAAACCGATTGGCGCCGATCTTCTGGGACCGTTTTTGACCCTTTTCACTTTGAATGGTTACGTTAAGTTGTTCGATATTTCACGTCACGAGTTGAAGTTGATTCAACCGTCGAAATCGGCGTACGATTTATTCGAAAAGTTTGGTGAAATAATTGCAGCCAAAAGCAATGCCACGGGAACACATCTAGCTCTGACCATCGCCAACGAGCAACTGCTGCCGGATGGAAAACTGTACCTGTGGAATTTAGAGAGCAATCAGATTAAACACTACGAGTTCACCAGTAAAACCGATTCGGACGCGATCGTCCAATACATGCCGATTAGCTTCTACTGGGATTCGGACGATCCGCGAATGCTAGCTTGCGAGGCGAAACCTATTGGCGGACCAGCGCAGAAAGCTGCTGGCAAGAGTGGCAATATTCCAGAATCCCAAATCCACCTCCTGTTTGTAGATCAAAAGTCTCACCTCAAAGAACTTGAACTCATAGAACTTGGCAGCGGAGAGCAATTGATTAACTTATGCATTCCACATGTAGTAATTTTAAAGCTCAATCAAATTGAACTGCTTCCGCTCAGAGACTTCAAAGGTTTGGAGCACTGCGATGTGATCACTCGAAATATGGTCCTAAACTTTAGCCTCAACGTCGCACAGGAAAACATGGATCAAGCCTTTAGTTGCATTCGTTCCCTAAAATCGGACACGGTTTGGACCAACCTAGCAAAGCTGTGCGTACACACGGGGCGCCTGGATGTGGCGAAGGTTTGCCTCGGTCACCTAAAAATGGCTCGATCGGTTAGAGCACTCCGAAAAGCCATGGAAGACGACAGCTTAGAGCATGAATGTCGAGTCGCGATCCTGGCCATTGAGCTAAACATGATACCGGAAGCGGAGGCTCTTTACAAAAAAGTTGGTCGATACGATTTGCTCAACAAACTGTATCAAGCCGCCGGACGTTTCGAAGAGGCACTGGAAATAGCGGAACACCTAGATAGAGTGCATCTAAAAAACACCTACCATAAGTACGCTGAATGGTTAAAAGAAAACGGCAAAACTCAAAAGGCTATTCAATACTACGAAAAAACCAACACCTTAATGCATAACGTCAGCCAACTGCTAATGGACGACCCCGTGGCGCTGAAAAAGTACATGCAATCCACGAAAGACCCTGAGCTGCTCAAGTGGTGGGCACAGTACATCGAAAGTAGCGGCGATATGGAAGGGGCCTTCAAAGTGTACCAAAAATCGGACGACTGTTTCTCACAGGTTCGTATCCTATGCTTTATCGGTCAGGTAGGAAAAGCGGATGAAATAGCCCGTAACAGTGGCGATCGTGCCGCCTGCTATCATCTCGCGAGATACTACGAAAATTGTGGCAAATTCACCGAAGCGATTCAGTTTTACACACGAGCCCAAACCTACGGTAACGCGGTCCGCATTTGCAAGGAAAACGACCTGCAGGATGATCTGTGGACGGTAGCTTGTATAGCCCGGTCGCGGGATAAAGCTTCTGCGGCGGCGTACTTCGAAGAAAGCGGAGACTTTCGCCGCGCGGTTGAGCTGTACCATCGGGCCGGAATGCTTCACAAGGCGGTCGAGATGGCATTCAAGTCACAGCAACCCGAATCACTGCAGGTGATTGCTTCCGAGTTGGATGCCAACTCCGATCCGGAGTTGGTCAGCCGCTGTGCCGACTTCTTCATTGGAGTCGAACAAAACTACAAGGCAGTCCAACTGTTGGCAACGACCCGTCAACTTGAACGGGCCTTACAAGTAGCGGCCGAACATTTCGTCCCGCTAACGGAAACGCTAGCAGAACTCTTGACACCCACGAAAAATGAAGTTCCGGAAGATTCACGAGTCAAAATATTGATTCAACTTGGAGAGATTCTCCAAGAGCAGGGCGACTATCATTCGGCAACTAAAAAATTCACCCAAGCTGGCGACAAAATACGAGCGATGAAAAGTTTGCTCAAATCGGGTGACACCGATAAGATCATATTTTTCGCCGGTATGTCACGACAGAAGGAAGTGTATGTCATGGCGGGTAACTATTTGCAAGCGCTAAATTGGCAGAGTGACTCCAAGATCCTTAAAAACATTGTAACCTTCTACACCAAAGGGCAAGCTTACAATCAGCTGGCAAATTTCTACGCTAATTGTGCGCAGGCTGAGATCGATGAATTTCGCGATTATGATAAAGCTTTAAAGGCTTTACAAGAGGCAGCCAAATGCCTGTCCCGAGCTACACCTCCATCGCAGAAAATCaacgaaacactgcagcaaGCGATGATGGAAGTTAGGAAGGTAATCGATCTACAAGACGCTATCGAGCGGCGCGAGTTCCTAGCGGCAATCAAAATTCTGAAAGTCAAACTCGAAGAACCGATTGCCCCACCCGTTCAAGTGTGGGACCTGCTGGCCATGTTGATCGAATGTTTAATCTCGACAAGCCAATACTCGGAAGCGTTATTCCACGTGAAGACACTGGCACAGAAGAAAATCGACTGGTACCAGCAGGAACTGGTTGAAAAAAGTTTGCTGGATAAGTTGGTAGCCGAAACGGGGGTCAATCTGGAACCGTACGCCAACCCGGGCCGGGTACAGCGACCGCTGACTTCTTCGACGGTGACCATGGAAAGTGAGGAGGAAGAAATTCAGGAGGAGTTTGAGCAGTGA